A stretch of DNA from Babesia bovis T2Bo chromosome 2, whole genome shotgun sequence:
GGACAAGTGGTCAGAACCGAATTCATCTGCCAAATCACTAGTAGACACCGCAATGTGCCATTTGGCTACGTGTGAGGATTATGCAATACAACTGTGCCCATTCATAAGTGCCGACCAGTTGGAGTCACTGGTGACGCACTTGTTTAACAGGGGCACCGAGGACCAGTTGAAGCATGTACTCAGTTTACTAGTAGAGGTGCCACATACATTCAGACGTGAGCAGAAGGAACTTAACCTAGCATTGCCTCAGCATTTCATGTACCACTGCTACAGCGTTAAACCAGTTAAGGACCAATTAAAACGACAGACGGGACTACTCGATCATTGTATCGACTCTTGCGTATCAGGATACATGCCCGTGGAATCAGCACTATCGGCATGTACATTGATAGTCGAGAGCCCAGAGGAGGTTTCGTTCGTCTTCGGGAGGGTGTTGTGCCAACTGGTACAAAAGGTTACCCAAGCTCGCAGTGTAGTTGTGCAGTCGATTTTACCAGCACTTTTCAAACGCAACGCATGGGTTAACAAGATGCTCTGGCGCGGTGTTATCATTTGCATGACTACATTATGGCCTGGTCATAAGGAGTACATTTGCAGGTTACTCCTGCTGCTGCCGCCGGAGTACGGCGAAGCCACTATCAAGGCGCTACAGATACAACACAACGTCATAGCTTACATGGAGTCTACACTGCCTCAACTTGACCACACCGTTCACATACCGAGCTATATCAAAATGATGCTGTCACTCTAATGGAGTTAATCTGTATAGCCTTACATAGTGGATATATGTTCTAGAGTATCTAATGCAATAAGCCGGACCTAATATGTAACAAGTTGATTGGCATTACCTGGTAGCCTAAGTATAGGTATAACCCAGCTTGACTATATAGTTCTGTATCATTCAATGGCAATCACTACCGTGAAGTATGTGTATGAAGTACTAGGAAAGAATCAAGTGGCACTTATAACCACATTGGTATAACTCATGGTTAGGTACTAACTGAAACTATACATGTTCAACGAAACTTTGAGGCTACAATTGAGGGTAGTTGGCGCAGTTGGTTAGCGCGCGGGTCTCATAATCCCGAGGTCGTGAGTTCGAGCCTCACACTACCCAAATACCTATTCATGAACACATTGTTATTAAACACAAATGTAGTTGTTTTCAGAGCCTACCTCTTTGCATAAATTGTTTTTTGGCGTTATTTTTTTGATGTCCACACTGCCGTGGACCTTCCAGGGGATGAGTAGTTAGACATACCTATCGCTTTCCTATTTGATAATGGAATCTCATGGTAGAATCGCAATGGATAACCCTGAAGTTGGTCAATTAATTCATCGTGACGAGCTTATGTGGCCGCAAGGACTCGGTGATAGTCATGTTACACATGATTCCGATAACCAGCACATCAACGATCACTGGCCAATGCCTCCATCATCAAATATTGACCACAATATGCGCAACGTGCCTTGTGTTAATGGATACAGTGATTTCGAGCATGAATTAAACGGTTTGGATAATGGGAGGTCAAATCCAGTACAATTGATGCCCGCAAGCGACGAGTTCTTAGGATCAGAAGGATGGCTCTATGGGCTTGAGGGACTCCTTGACTCAATAGAGAGTCAAGCCATTGCACATGCTCCCATCGTAACCGCTGAAGGTATAGTCAGGGAGCAGGTTAGCCATCGCTTACTCGGGAGGTAACCACATTTTATTACCGAGACACCTACTGGATGCCAGACGATATTACTACTGTGGACATTACGTTTTATATTGCATCGTTTATGTACCCTGCCGTACCTGTGTACGCGTGGTGACAGGACCGCTAAAAGAGCTGCATATTTACGTCACTATCGAGTTTAGGACCATATATCAATTAGGTGTAAGGCTGTAGGGTTACCAGAATTCCAGTATTACACACATGGTTACCTTTGTTTGGATACACTAGCGCAGTCCATGTGTGACTATTTCTGTAGAGAAGTCCAACACATCCCGAGCTATATGTCGTGTCTAGACCTATATTACATTGAacaaaataatataatagcaTTCCACATGTTTTGTGCAGTTAACTAGTATTAGTGCCGATATCTTAGCTCGCGTTGCTTGTGCGCCTTGACCTTTCCCCATCCGGcgggtgtatatatgtacagATGACACAGGAATCTTGTACATTTCATTAACACCATGACGACATTTGTTCCCTTATCGCAGGACACTGAAGGCGCAGTGAGCTCCGCTGCCCTGGGTGATTGGATCTTGTCCATCATTAAGGTCAGGGAACCCAGCAAGACCAACGAATACTACAGCAAGTTGTTAAACCTATTTCAAGAAGTGGATGGCGAACAGGTTATAAAAGACCCATTTCAGCTATTCGAGCTATTATTGAGCGGTCACGATCTAGTGTTTGCGTTTCTACAGGATGCCAAGGATAATGGCGAATCTAGTTTGATGAGCATAGATTCAGTTACCAGGGCGGAAGTAGAGGTATGATTTGTGATATCAGTTATACAGTGTGCAGGTCCCAGTTAAGTATGGCGACGCCGTTAAGCAGGTTGAGGAATATTTCACAGTGCTGATGTACATGCTCCAGCTACGATTCACCAGCAACGCCCAAATCGATAAGGCTGGTACCCTGTTGTTGAAGGCTATATCCGGTGGTGATACCTTTGTTGAGTTGCGCTTAAAGTTGATGCAGATGCTCTATAACAGTGTTGACGTGACGCTGCCACTTCGTGTGGTTGTGTACGTGGAAATATTGGAGTTCGCTTCGAGGCACGATTTGTTCCATACCCTGCTGCCGGTAATACAGAAACTGGACGAATGGATGAAGGATTGGGTCATCGACAAGAAGACGCGAATCAATATCTACCGTATCATATCAGAGCAACTGGATAAAATGGGAAATTCCGAGCTGTCGTTCCATTACTGGGCCAAGTGCATCGAGTGCTGCGACCAAGATGCGTTGTATACATCGGATAACCTTAAGGTGATTGCCGATTTCTGTGTACGTAGCATTAACGCGGACGGCGTGTTGTATTTCGACC
This window harbors:
- a CDS encoding proteasome PCI/PINT domain family protein, with the protein product MTTFVPLSQDTEGAVSSAALGDWILSIIKVREPSKTNEYYSKLLNLFQEVDGEQVIKDPFQLFELLLSGHDLVFAFLQDAKDNGESSLMSIDSVTRAEVEVPVKYGDAVKQVEEYFTVLMYMLQLRFTSNAQIDKAGTLLLKAISGGDTFVELRLKLMQMLYNSVDVTLPLRVVVYVEILEFASRHDLFHTLLPVIQKLDEWMKDWVIDKKTRINIYRIISEQLDKMGNSELSFHYWAKCIECCDQDALYTSDNLKVIADFCVRSINADGVLYFDRLRHKPAIDHLSKTEFALVVDILDLLIQGSEDDFDVFLSKHGDSALAAIGISPETVRAKLKLLTIASICQNEPEVPIARIQECLKLSKDESEELVVTAITKGVLDGLIDQRSEKVIIRSVMQRQFRKEQLQQLHSNLLQWKSCVSNLISVLGNQP